The following proteins come from a genomic window of Accipiter gentilis chromosome 2, bAccGen1.1, whole genome shotgun sequence:
- the KLHL38 gene encoding kelch-like protein 38, translated as MEEGSAEEFLFKDQDFSSELLRQLNALRQSGMLTDVTLCSRGFEIPCHRNVLASSSPYFKAMFCNNFRESHQAKVFLKGIDAEILDQIILYVYTGEILISAENVLCLLETASMLQYAKLFEACSAYLQDKLTPDNCLSMIRLAKVLNCQSLNKKAKAMALKCFPEVASSDDLKDLCPLELIDYLGDDELCGEEEQVFEALMVWIRHDLQARQGYIQELFKKVRLQYVHPTFLFHFIANDSLVQSSPTCRSILESARRHMFSLYSTNTPDIKPMQHVPRRYSNQEFLIVIGGRKDSQQTTRDVLLYDDKTNQWLSLAKLPVRLYKASAVSLHSNIYVLGGMPVSNKKSPVSDNIYIYSLKLNQWRLVEHMLVPRYSHRSLAYKNYILSFGGIGENQEILNSVERYDSVYNTCESMANMPVAVLHPAVAAKDQRVYLFGGEDIMQNPVRLIQVYHVSRNTWFRMETRVVKNVCAPAVVIGDQIIIVGGYTRRIIAYDTKGNKFVKCADMRDRRMHHGATVIKNKLYVTGGRCLTVDNVIEDLDSLDCYDPETDTWTPRGKLPHKLFDHGCLTLQCVPCSNLL; from the exons ATGGAGGAGGGATCCGCTGAGGAGTTTCTCTTCAAAGACCAGGACTTCTCCTCCGAACTGCTGAGGCAGCTGAATGCTCTGCGGCAGAGCGGGATGCTGACTGATGTTACCCTCTGCTCCAGGGGCTTCGAAATCCCCTGCCACCGAAATGTGCTGGCTTCCAGCAGTCCATACTTCAAGGCGATGTTCTGTAACAACTTCAGAGAGAGTCACCAGGCTAAAGTCTTCCTGAAGGGCATCGACGCCGAGATTTTGGATCAGATTATCCTTTACGTTTACACAGGGGAGATTCTTATATCCGCTGAGAATGTCCTGTGCCTGTTGGAGACGGCCTCCATGCTGCAGTACGCTAAGCTGTTTGAGGCCTGCTCTGCCTACCTCCAAGACAAGTTGACTCCTGACAACTGTCTGAGCATGATTAGACTGGCGAAAGTCTTGAACTGCCAAAGCCTGAATAAGAAAGCCAAGGCTATGGCTTTGAAATGCTTTCCTGAGGTGGCCTCTTCTGACGACCTGAAGGACCTTTGTCCCTTGGAGCTCATCGATTACCTTGGGGACGATGAGCTctgtggggaggaggagcaggtctTTGAGGCACTGATGGTCTGGATCCGGCACGACCTCCAGGCAAGACAAGGCTACATCCAAGAGTTGTTTAAGAAGGTCCGGCTTCAGTACGTCCACCCAACTTTCCTCTTCCACTTCATTGCCAATGACTCCCTCGTTCAGTCGTCACCCACTTGCAGGAGCATACTTGAGTCAGCCCGGAGACATATGTTTTCCTTGTACAGCACCAACACGCCTGACATCAAGCCCATGCAGCATGTTCCTCGGAGGTACTCCAACCAAGAGTTTCTCATAGTCATTGGTGGCAGGAAGGACAGCCAGCAGACGACGAGAGACGTCTTGCTCTATGATGACAAGACAAACCAATGGCTAAGCCTGGCCAAGCTTCCCGTGCGCCTGTACAAAGCCTCTGCAGTGAGCTTACACAGTAACATTTATGTGCTGGGAGGGATGCCTGTTAGCAATAAGAAAAGCCCGGTCAGTGATAATATTTACATTTACTCCCTCAAACTCAATCAGTGGAGGTTGGTTGAGCACATGTTAGTTCCACGTTACTCCCACAGAAGCTTGGCatacaaaaattacattttatcatTCGGAGGAATTGGTGAAAACCAGGAAATCCTGAATTCTGTGGAAAGATATGATAGCGTCTACAACACCTGCGAGAGCATGGCAAACATGCCTGTTGCCGTCCTTCACCCTGCTGTTGCTGCCAAAGATCAGAGGGTCTACCTCTTTGGGGGAGAAGACATTATGCAAAACCCTGTCCGGTTGATACAG GTTTACCATGTGTCCAGGAATACGTGGTTTCGTATGGAGACCAGAGTGGTGAAGAATGTCTGTGCACCAGCTGTCGTGATTGGAGACCAGATTATCATCGTTGGTG GGTACACCCGGAGAATAATTGCTTATGATACAAAAGGCAACAAGTTTGTTAAATGTGCAGACATGAGGGACAGACGAATGCATCACGGGGCCACTGTCATCAAGAACAAGCTGTATGTCACAGGAGGACGATGTCTCACCGTGGACAATGTCATTGAGGACTTGGATTCCCTGGACTGCTATGATCCAGAGACTGACACATGGACACCAAGGGGAAAACTGCCACACAAACTCTTTGACCATGGGTGCCTTACACTCCAGTGTGTCCCTTGTTCTAACCTTCTCTAA
- the ANXA13 gene encoding annexin A13 → MGSSHSQSYRLTEDIRKPTIGTTSLSADEPSTNKRHHHGFDPDRDAKKIHSACKGAGTDEKKIIEVLSSRTAEQRQQIKQKYKALYSKDLEEDLKGDLSGNFEKAVLALLDLPCEYEARELQKAMKGAGTDETLLIEILCTRNNKEIVNIKKAYKRFFDRDLESDVKSDTSGSLQKILVTVLEATRDETQQVNAELAEQDATDLYKAGEGRWGTEELAFNVVLAKRSYSQLRATFQAYKKVCGKDIEESIKSETSGDLEKAYLTLVSCAKDCPGYFATLLYQSMKGAGTDEETLIRILVTRAESDLPAIKEKFQQMYKKSLAEAVRSDTSGDFRKLLLALLH, encoded by the exons TCAACCAATAAACGCCATCATCATGGTTTTGATCCAGACCGAGATGCCAAGAAAATACATAGTGCCTGCAAAGGAGCAG gaactgatgaaaagaaaattattgaagTCTTGTCAAGTCGAACAGCAGAGCAGAGacaacaaataaaacagaagtaCAAGGCTCTGTATAGCAAG GATTTAGAAGAAGACCTGAAGGGAGACCTGAGTGGGAATTTCGAAAaggctgtgctggctctgctgGACCTGCCCTGCGAGTACGAGGCCCGAGAGCTTCAGAAGGCGATGAAGGGCGCTGGGACGGATGAGACACTGCTGATCGAGATTCTCTGCACACGAAACAATAAG GAAATTGTAAACATAAAGAAGGCATACAAACGGT tctTTGATAGGGATCTGGAGTCTGATGTTAAAAGTGACACAAGTGGCTCTCTACAGAAGATATTAGTCACTGTGCTAGAG GCAACCAGAGATGAGACCCAACAGGTCAATGCAGAGCTCGCTGAGCAAGATGCCACAGATCTGTATAAA GCAGGAGAAGGCCGCTGGGGAACAGAGGAGCTGGCTTTCAATGTGGTCTTAGCAAAGAGAAGCTATAGTCAGCTGAGAGCTACTTTTCAAGCCTACAAAAAG GTGTGTGGGAAGGACATAGAAGAATCTATTAAAAGTGAAACATCTGGAGATCTGGAGAAGGCTTATCTCACTCTTG TCAGCTGTGCCAAAGACTGCCCAGGTTACTTTGCTACACTTCTGTACCAGTCGATGAAAGGAGCCGGGACTGATGAAGAGACCTTGATTCGCATCCTTGTGACCAGGGCTGAG AGTGACCTGCCAGCAATAAAGGAGAAGTTCCAGCAAATGTACAAGAAGTCGTTAGCTGAAGCTGTCCGATCTGATACCTCTGGGGACTTCAGAAAGTTGCTGCTGGCTCTTTTGCACTAA